The following coding sequences are from one Paenibacillus sp. FSL R5-0912 window:
- a CDS encoding extracellular solute-binding protein, giving the protein MKSKSVKPFLAIILAVILTLTMVACSSNSANKESAPTTAPQADTTPAPQAEATQNPDEPAWKLDTSPIDLTWFVGANWYAHTWGESLASKYVTEKTGVNVKLEVPSGEANEQITLMMTSGKLPDLISMGSWETAVKKLWEGDHVYALNELADQYDPYFYKVAGDGTLKWYRQENGNTYGVPNDSYSPNLMHETGMTAANQTFLVRKDLYEEMGSPDLSTPEGFLGALQLLKDKYSEYKGQPMSPFFAQGNVPYGMTEYLQNLLAVPHEKDGSVYDRVTDPDYIAWLKTFRTAYERGLLNVDFLVDSDTQVEEKTNNARYFMMIREWTGMTAVNPMLAAGANPDSNYIAVNGPQNSKGDSAKLFPGNMDGWMVTMISKSTEHPERAIRFLTYLASEEGQRDLFLGKEGETWDTVDGKPQLKAEFTDMLGSNIEKLEKEYGILDTYWMMRNPVIVNQWRPEKAPVIKQMEDFANAQADIDSGIYKGLDPLGDSDVAVAWARISQNWEEVLPELITAKDEAAFDKIFDSFLSRRDSYGFEQVQEYRQTELDARKAKMAE; this is encoded by the coding sequence TTGAAAAGCAAATCTGTCAAACCATTCTTAGCCATTATTCTGGCTGTAATCCTGACGTTAACTATGGTCGCTTGCAGCAGCAATTCCGCCAATAAGGAAAGCGCACCCACAACAGCGCCGCAGGCTGATACTACACCGGCGCCTCAGGCAGAAGCCACTCAGAATCCTGATGAACCCGCCTGGAAGCTTGATACCAGCCCTATCGATTTAACCTGGTTTGTTGGAGCGAACTGGTATGCACACACCTGGGGCGAGAGCCTGGCTTCCAAATATGTAACGGAGAAAACAGGTGTCAATGTCAAGCTGGAGGTCCCTTCCGGTGAAGCTAACGAGCAAATTACTCTAATGATGACATCGGGCAAGCTTCCGGACCTTATTTCTATGGGTTCCTGGGAAACCGCTGTCAAAAAGCTGTGGGAAGGCGATCATGTCTATGCCCTCAATGAATTGGCCGATCAGTACGACCCTTACTTCTACAAGGTCGCAGGTGACGGTACGCTGAAGTGGTACCGCCAGGAGAACGGCAACACTTATGGGGTTCCGAATGACTCCTACAGCCCCAACCTGATGCATGAGACCGGCATGACGGCCGCCAATCAGACCTTCCTGGTCCGCAAAGATCTGTACGAGGAAATGGGCAGTCCGGACCTCAGTACCCCGGAGGGCTTCCTGGGTGCGCTGCAGCTGCTGAAGGATAAGTATTCCGAGTATAAGGGTCAGCCTATGAGCCCCTTTTTCGCCCAGGGAAATGTCCCTTACGGGATGACGGAATATCTGCAGAATCTGCTGGCCGTTCCGCATGAGAAAGACGGCAGCGTATATGACCGGGTGACCGACCCGGATTATATCGCCTGGCTCAAAACCTTCCGTACCGCTTACGAGCGCGGACTGCTTAACGTAGATTTCCTGGTGGATTCCGATACCCAGGTGGAAGAGAAAACGAACAACGCCCGCTACTTCATGATGATCCGCGAATGGACCGGCATGACGGCTGTCAATCCGATGCTGGCTGCGGGTGCTAATCCGGACTCCAACTACATCGCAGTTAACGGGCCGCAGAACAGCAAAGGTGACAGTGCCAAGCTGTTCCCCGGCAACATGGACGGCTGGATGGTAACCATGATCAGCAAATCCACCGAGCATCCGGAGCGTGCGATCCGCTTCCTGACCTACCTCGCCAGTGAAGAGGGCCAGCGTGACCTGTTTCTCGGCAAGGAAGGCGAAACCTGGGATACGGTGGACGGCAAACCGCAGCTGAAGGCTGAATTCACAGACATGCTGGGCAGCAATATCGAGAAGCTGGAGAAGGAATACGGCATACTGGATACCTACTGGATGATGCGCAATCCTGTTATCGTCAACCAGTGGAGACCGGAGAAAGCGCCTGTGATCAAGCAGATGGAAGACTTCGCGAACGCACAGGCCGATATCGACAGCGGTATCTACAAAGGGCTGGACCCGCTTGGCGATTCGGATGTAGCGGTGGCTTGGGCGCGTATCTCCCAGAACTGGGAAGAAGTACTCCCTGAGCTGATTACGGCCAAGGACGAAGCTGCTTTTGACAAAATCTTCGACAGCTTCCTGTCCCGCCGCGACAGCTATGGCTTCGAGCAGGTTCAGGAGTACCGCCAGACGGAGCTGGATGCACGCAAAGCCAAAATGGCGGAATAA
- a CDS encoding carbohydrate ABC transporter permease gives MARRGRFRRIGAFEVGNTLLMLAVCFLTLYPMWFVLVNSLNSPAQASLGTVNWFPKELSLASYSVAFNDRTLMNGFYITTMRTVIGTVVHVLFTAIVAYGMSKSNLMGRKLYLKISLITMLFSGGLIPSFILMTKLGLYDSFWVFIIPSMYTFFNMVIFMSFFRTIPDSLEESAKVDGASDYGVLFRIVLPNSMAVIATISLFSAVYHWNDYYQGVIYIHSQELLPLQTMLYKIIAENSMSFMQQQAMAQFGARLPGNSIKFASMMVATLPILIFYPFIQRYLVKGVMIGAIKG, from the coding sequence ATGGCAAGACGCGGAAGATTCCGGCGGATTGGCGCTTTTGAGGTCGGCAATACCCTGCTGATGCTGGCGGTCTGCTTTCTGACGCTGTACCCGATGTGGTTTGTACTCGTCAACTCGCTGAATTCACCGGCGCAGGCCTCGCTGGGTACCGTCAACTGGTTTCCCAAAGAGCTCTCGCTGGCCAGCTACAGTGTAGCCTTTAATGATAGAACGCTGATGAACGGCTTCTACATCACAACTATGCGTACGGTAATCGGGACTGTGGTGCATGTGCTGTTCACCGCTATCGTAGCCTACGGAATGAGCAAGTCCAATCTGATGGGCCGCAAGCTGTATCTCAAAATCTCTTTGATTACGATGCTGTTCTCAGGCGGGCTGATCCCCTCCTTTATTCTCATGACGAAGCTGGGCCTGTATGATAGTTTCTGGGTATTCATCATCCCTTCCATGTATACTTTTTTTAATATGGTTATATTTATGAGCTTCTTCCGCACCATTCCAGACAGCCTGGAGGAGTCTGCCAAGGTGGACGGGGCTTCGGATTATGGCGTTCTGTTCCGGATTGTCCTGCCCAACAGCATGGCTGTCATTGCCACCATCTCCCTCTTCTCTGCAGTCTATCACTGGAACGACTATTATCAGGGAGTCATCTATATCCATTCCCAGGAGCTGCTGCCGCTGCAGACCATGCTGTACAAAATCATTGCCGAGAACTCCATGTCCTTCATGCAGCAGCAGGCGATGGCGCAATTCGGCGCAAGGCTTCCCGGCAACTCGATCAAATTCGCCTCCATGATGGTGGCTACGCTGCCTATCCTCATCTTCTACCCTTTCATCCAGCGCTATCTGGTCAAAGGTGTAATGATAGGTGCTATTAAAGGCTAG
- a CDS encoding ABC transporter permease: protein MFQYRTEQMKALVRQWQLQSMVIPGILWMFIFCYIPMFWLIIAFMDFSIAKPMLESPFVGLKHFQDFMTDDRFWRSIRNTLGMSTIKLVLGFPIPILFALLLNEIRGLRFKRTVQTISYLPHFIAWTIFGGIALNWLGEGGVINQLMMAIGFQDREILFNSDPKYFWWITFFTDTLKETGWSAIIYIAAIAGIDPGLYEAAELDGANRWQRMWHITVQSIRPTIAILFILAVSGILGSNFEQIFMLKNNMNMKMAESLDLYIYNMGLVSGRHSFSTAVLFARSIVALGLLLLANQTSKKLTGDSIF from the coding sequence GAACGGAACAAATGAAAGCGCTTGTCAGACAGTGGCAGCTGCAAAGCATGGTAATACCGGGCATTCTCTGGATGTTCATCTTTTGTTATATCCCTATGTTTTGGCTGATCATCGCCTTTATGGACTTCAGCATTGCTAAGCCTATGCTGGAGTCGCCATTTGTCGGGCTGAAGCATTTTCAGGATTTTATGACGGATGACCGGTTTTGGCGCTCGATCCGCAATACCCTCGGGATGAGTACGATTAAGCTCGTACTTGGTTTTCCAATCCCCATTCTATTCGCCCTGCTGCTTAATGAAATCCGGGGTCTGCGGTTTAAGCGCACGGTGCAGACAATCTCGTACCTGCCCCATTTCATCGCCTGGACGATCTTTGGCGGAATCGCACTCAACTGGCTGGGGGAGGGCGGTGTCATTAACCAGCTGATGATGGCGATCGGGTTCCAGGACCGGGAAATCCTGTTCAACAGCGACCCTAAGTACTTCTGGTGGATTACCTTTTTCACCGATACGCTCAAGGAAACCGGCTGGAGCGCCATTATCTACATAGCAGCCATAGCCGGTATTGATCCGGGGCTGTATGAAGCAGCCGAGCTGGACGGCGCGAACCGCTGGCAGCGGATGTGGCATATTACCGTGCAGAGCATCCGCCCCACGATCGCGATTCTGTTCATCCTTGCGGTCAGCGGGATCCTCGGCAGTAATTTCGAGCAGATCTTCATGCTTAAGAACAACATGAATATGAAGATGGCGGAGAGTCTCGACCTCTACATTTACAACATGGGGCTGGTCTCCGGGCGTCACTCCTTCTCCACCGCCGTCCTGTTTGCCCGCTCAATCGTAGCGCTGGGGCTGCTGCTGTTGGCCAATCAGACCTCCAAGAAGCTGACCGGCGACAGTATTTTTTAG